A region of the Nocardia asteroides genome:
GATCGGCCACTGCCTGGTGCAACATCACGGCGTCGGTGGCGCTGCGCTGGGCGGCCATGGTCAGCGCCAGGTCCAACTCCGCACGGTTCGACATTGACATCCTCGTCTTACTCGGTAATTATCTTATCGAGTCAACTATTTACTCGATCAGTTATTGATCCAGTCATCTTACGGGAGATGCCATGTCCGTAGACCAGCGCACCGACGAATCGGCTATCCGCGACCTGCTCGACCGGCAGGCCGAGGCGTGGACCAACGGCGACGCCGAAGCCTTCGCCGCCGTATTCACACCCGACGCGGACTACGTCACATGGCTCGGCAGCCACTTCAAAGGCCGCGCGGCCATCGCCGCCAGCCACGTACCGCTGTTCGAGAAGTATCTGAAGGGCACCCGCCTGGACGGTGAGATCACCCAGTTCCGTTTTCTGACACCCGATGTCGCCGTCGTCCACGGCAAAGGCGCGGTACTCAAAGGCAAGCAGCGGCGCACTCGGCGCAACACCAAGGTGCAGACCACCGTCGCCGTGCGGCAGGACGGACAATGGTTGCTCGCCGCGTTCCAGAACACCAAATATCACTGGTTGCTGGAAACACTCGCTTCGAAGTTCGATTCCCGCCAGGCTCCGTCGCAGCTCTGACAGGCACAACCAGGGCGTGGATCTGCTGCGAGGACATACCGGACCGCGAC
Encoded here:
- a CDS encoding SgcJ/EcaC family oxidoreductase translates to MSVDQRTDESAIRDLLDRQAEAWTNGDAEAFAAVFTPDADYVTWLGSHFKGRAAIAASHVPLFEKYLKGTRLDGEITQFRFLTPDVAVVHGKGAVLKGKQRRTRRNTKVQTTVAVRQDGQWLLAAFQNTKYHWLLETLASKFDSRQAPSQL